From the Streptococcus halotolerans genome, the window TGTTCCCATTGTAGATTCAATGGATAACCGTAAACTGGTTGGTATTATTACTAACCGTGATATGCGTTTTATCTCAGATTATGATGCGTTTATTTCAGAACATATGACCAGCGAGAATCTTATTACCGCAGAAGTAGGTACCGATTTGGGTACAGCTGAGCGCATCCTTCACGAGCATCGTATTGAAAAATTACCACTTGTTGATGAGCAAGGCCGTCTGTCAGGACTTATTACGATCAAAGATATTGAAAAAGTTATTGAATTTCCTAATGCTGCCAAAGATGAATTCGGTCGTCTTTTGGTTGCAGGTGCCGTAGGCGTTACTTCAGATACTTTTGAACGTGCAGAGGCTCTCTTTGAAGCTGGTGCTGATGCTATTGTTATTGATACGGCTCATGGTCACTCTGCAGGTGTTCTTCGTAAAATTGCTGAAATTCGCGCTCAATTCCCGAATAAAACGTTAATTGCTGGAAATATTGCGACAGCAGAAGGAGCTCGCGCTCTTTATGATGCAGGTGTTGATGTGGTTAAAGTTGGTATTGGACCAGGTTCAATCTGTACAACCCGTGTGGTTGCAGGTGTTGGTGTTCCTCAAATCACGGCTATCTATGATGCTGCTGATGTCGCACGTGAGTACGGAAAAACAATCATTGCCGATGGAGGGATCAAGTATTCAGGTGATATCGTTAAAGCTCTTGCAGCTGGTGGTAATGCTGTTATGCTTGGTTCGATGTTTGCTGGTACAGATGAAGCACCAGGAGAAACAGAGATTTTCCAAGGTCGTAAATACAAGTCATACCGTGGTATGGGCTCAATTGCAGCAATGAAGAAAGGTTCTAGCGATCGTTACTTCCAAGGGGCTGTTAATGAAGCTAATAAACTTGTCCCAGAAGGTATTGAAGGACGTGTTGCCTATAAAGGTTCTGCAGCTGACATAGTCTTCCAAATGCTAGGTGGTATTCGTTCAGGCATGGGGTATGTTGGTGCCGCAACTCTTCAAGAGCTTCGTGATAATGCTCAATTTATCGAAATGTCAGGTGCTGGCCTCAAAGAAAGTCATCCACATGATGTCCAAATTACAAACGAAGCCCCGAACTACTCAGTTCATTAATCCTATCTCAAGACGATTTATGGGTTCTTTCAGGTTGAAGAAAAGTCTATTTTGGAACTTTTCTTCAACTTTTTTAATGTTATTTGGGAAAGGAAAATTGCCAGTAAGCCTACTAAAATAATTTTTTAAAGATTGTCTTTATTGACAGTTAAGTTTTACACTCTCTTTTTCTCAGTCGTCTAAGGGCTTTGTTTGTATTTTGAAGAGAATCTTCGGATGCATTTTTATGCTGATTTTAAAAAAATAAGAAATATTTTACTATTAGAAATGAATCAAACCGTTGACAATGAGAACAAACTTTATTAAAGTATTCTAGTTATGATTTTTAAATCGTGACAGCTAGTCATTATCGATTAGTGATGCTATGAACACAAATTAAATGACATTATTTAAATGAAAGGTATCTATCGTGGAAGGTATTATTTATGCACTAGTTCCTATGTTCGCATGGGGATTGATCGGATTTACATCAAATAAGATTGGTGGAACAGCCAATCAACAGACATTGGGGTTAACAATCGGAGCTCTTTTATTTGCGCTCGTTTCTTGGATTATCGTTAGACCAGAAATGACATGGACACTCTGGATTGTTGGCATTATCGGAGGATTGCTCTGGTCAGCCGGACAAAATGGTCAGTTCCATGCTATGAAATATATGGGGGTTTCAGTTGCTCAACCTCTATCAAGCGGTTCACAGTTGTTACTAGGAAGTTTGGTTGGCGCACTTGTCTTTCATGAATGGACTAAACCCATTCAATTTTTGCTTGGTTTGTCAGCGCTTCTTATTCTTTTGGTTGGATTCTATTTTTCCAGTCGTCAGGATAAGACAGAATCTATTGCAGGTGTTGCCGAGAGAGACTTTCCGAAAGGGTTCAGAGCCCTCTCTTATTCAACACTTGGCTATGTTTCTTATGCTGTTTTATTTAATAACATCATGAAATTTGATGCCCTTTCAGTGCTATTACCAATGGCGGTTGGAATGTTTCTAGGAGCTATCTTCTTTATGAAGGGTAACATCGCTTTTGAACCGGTCGTTTTGAAAAATGCTGCTGTTGGATTACTTTGGGGAACAGGGAATATTTTTATGCTTCTGGCGGCTGCCAAGGCAGGACTTGCGATTGCTTTTAGTTTTTCTCAACTTGGAGCGGTTATTTCGATTGTCGCTGGCATTCTTTTCTTGGGAGAAAAGAAAACTAAAAAAGAGCTCCAATGGATTCTTATTGGAACCATTTTATTTGTTATCGGGGCTATCCTTCTAGGAATTGTCAAATCATATTAAAAAAATCAGGTTCTGTTTAGGAGCCTGATTTTATAGTACCTTGATCAATGGTAAAAACAGTCATGTTTTCTGGCACCTGTTGCAGGTGTTCCAAACTTGTTGTTGTGATGAATGTTTGAACATTTTCCTTCAAAACAGCTTCTAGTAATTTAGCTTGACGGTGATTGTCAAGTTCACTCATGACATCGTCAAGTAGAAGAATAGGGTAGTCTCCAGTAGATTGCTTGATCAGTTCAATTTCAGCCATTTTTAGTGATAAAATCAGGCTTCGGTGTTGCCCTTGACTACCAAAGCTAGCATTCATGTCATTGATGAAAAAGGACATGTCATCTCGATGTGGACCAAGACTAGTATTTTTTTTGAAAATATCACGCCGATGTTGGTTTGTCAGTTGTTGTAAATAATCTTGACGCAAAGTTGACACATCTGTAAATCTTATGGAAGAGTTATAAGCAATCTTAAGTCTTTCAGTTTCTTCTGAAATAGTTGCATGATGTTTATTAGCTTCTACTTCTAGGTCTTTAATAAAGTGATGCCTATGAATCATGACACGACTACCAAAATCGGCTAATTGTTCATCTAATACAGAGAGAAACGTGGTATCAACGGTCTCTGTATTTTTTAAATAAGCATTACGTTGCTTTAAGACATGATTGTACTGACTTAGATCTGACAAATAAATGGTTTTTATCTGTCCTAAATCAATATCTAAAAATTTTCGCCTTAAACTAGGTGATCCCTTAATCAGTTGTAAATCTTCAGGAGCGAACAAGACAACTGTTAAGTTTCCAATGTAGTCTGACAAGCGATTTTGTTTTAAATGATTAACTTTTGTAATGCGTCCTTTATCCGAAAGATGAATTTCTAATGGAACTTTACCATTTTGCTTATGAACGATACCTGAAAGGTGAAGTTTGTCATGGTTAAAAGCAATTAATTCTTTATCGGATCGCGTACGATGACTGCGTGTCAAGGATAAAAAATAAATGGCTTCTAAGAAATTTGTCTTACCTTGAGCATTTCGGCCAATAAAGACGTTTAGATTTTTAGAAAAGTTGGCTGAGATATCTTGATAATTTCGATAATGGTTGAGAGTAATGCTTTCAATCCACATGGTTTACATCCCAGGAAAGCGTACAGGTTTTTTAGGTTGTTTTCCAGTCTGCGTCTTTGTGTTATCTTGTCTCGTTGGTTTTTGCTTGTCCTTATTCATTTTTTTTACTAAGTCAGCTACTCTTTTTTTCTCTGCTAAATCAAGTTGGTGTTGCTCAAGCTCTTTTTCATTGGGCTGGATCAGTGTGATAGTAATCCCTTCCTTAGGAAGTTCAACCTTATCACCAAGACGTAATTTTTTACCACGGCGTTTCTCATCTTCGCCATTAAATAAAACAGTATTATTAGCTAAATAGCCTTTGATAGCACCTCCGCTTTGGATAATGCCAGTTTCTTTTAAAAGGGCTTGCAAGGTAATATAATCATCGAATAGTTTATAATCCATCGGTCTCTCCATATCTTATTTGAAGCCATTATACCATAAAAAATGGTATAATTTATGGAACTACTCTTTCTTAAAGGAGCTTACATGGAAATTGTCAAAGGTGTCAACCTACATCTCATAAAAAATGAATCTTTAAAAACAGTCCAAGTAAAATGTCGCTTTAGTGGTTATTTGGATAAGAAAAATGTGGCTAGGAGAGTTTTAGTTGCTCAAATGCTAGAGACTGCCAGTAAAGCTTATCCAACTAATCGTGACCTTAGAAAAAAACTGGCTAGCCTTTACGGAGCTAGTCTGTCAACTAATGTTGTCACAAAAGGGTATACACACTGTGTTGATATTGATGCTTCTGTCATTAGCGATGCCTATAGTTTTGAGTCCCAGTCTTTGCTAGAAGAGTTATTAGAAGTATTTAAGGAAATTTTGTTTAATCCTTTGATAACAACGGAGCAGTACCAACCAGCTAGTTTTGAATTGGAAAAACAAAATATTATGGCAGCTATTGATACCGAAAAAGAAGATTTGTTTCACCTAGCTGATCAAGAACTTAAAAGACAATTTTTCGATGATTCCTGTCAAGCTTTGTCAACTTTGACAACCAAAGAGCTCTTGAATAAAGAAAATTCCTTTACAGCTTATCAAGAGTTCCAGCGTATGTTGCAACATGATCAAATTGACATTTTTATAGTTGGTGATTTTGATGATTATAATGTGATTAAAGCACTACATCAATTTCCATTCAAAGAGCGCCAGTTAGATTTATCTCTAATCTATAAGCAAGACTATACCAATGTCATTTCGGAGTATTTGGAAATCAAAGATAGTAAGCAGAGTGTTTTAACCATTGGTTATCATATGCCTTTCACTTATGGGGATAAAGGGCTGGCTTCCGTTGCCGTTTATAATGCATTATTGGGTGAGTTACCCACTTCTAAATTATTTGTTAATGTTAGGGAGAAGAAGGGATTAGCTTACGCCATAGGCAGTCATTATGATTCATTTTCGCAATTGTTTACTATCTATGCTGGTATTCAGAAAGTTAATAAGTCTTTAGCTTTAAGGCTTATTTTAAAACAGACGAAAGAATTACGTTTAGGCAAGTTTACAAACACTGAAATCGAGCAGGCTAAAGTTGTTTTAAAAAATCAACTATTAGCTGCACAAGATTATCCGAAGCAGGCCATTGAGTTAGCCTATCATGGGCATTATTTCAATAGAGATAATTCAATTGACAACCTGTTGACAGAGATTGACAATGTTAGTAAAGAATCCATTGTTGATGTTGCTAAAAGATTGAAACTACAAGCAGTGTATACTCTAGAAGGGAGTGCTTAGGATTGCAGAAAGAGAGTCACGAATATCCTGATTTAAAAGTGTTTGTCCATAAAGTGAAACTTGATTGTGGATTGAAGTTAGTTTTGATACCTCGTCCTAATTTCAACGAAAAGCAAGTTATGATAACAACCAATTTTGGTTCTACTGGCAGTTCCATTGAAACGACTAATGGTCAAGTTGATTATCCCTTTG encodes:
- the guaB gene encoding IMP dehydrogenase, which produces MSNWESKFLKKGFTFDDVLLIPAESHVLPNEVNMQTKLADNLTLNIPIITAAMDTVTDSKMAIAIARAGGLGVVHKNMSVHEQAEEIRKVKRSENGVIIDPFFLTPNQKVHEAEDLMQRYRISGVPIVDSMDNRKLVGIITNRDMRFISDYDAFISEHMTSENLITAEVGTDLGTAERILHEHRIEKLPLVDEQGRLSGLITIKDIEKVIEFPNAAKDEFGRLLVAGAVGVTSDTFERAEALFEAGADAIVIDTAHGHSAGVLRKIAEIRAQFPNKTLIAGNIATAEGARALYDAGVDVVKVGIGPGSICTTRVVAGVGVPQITAIYDAADVAREYGKTIIADGGIKYSGDIVKALAAGGNAVMLGSMFAGTDEAPGETEIFQGRKYKSYRGMGSIAAMKKGSSDRYFQGAVNEANKLVPEGIEGRVAYKGSAADIVFQMLGGIRSGMGYVGAATLQELRDNAQFIEMSGAGLKESHPHDVQITNEAPNYSVH
- a CDS encoding GRP family sugar transporter, with translation MEGIIYALVPMFAWGLIGFTSNKIGGTANQQTLGLTIGALLFALVSWIIVRPEMTWTLWIVGIIGGLLWSAGQNGQFHAMKYMGVSVAQPLSSGSQLLLGSLVGALVFHEWTKPIQFLLGLSALLILLVGFYFSSRQDKTESIAGVAERDFPKGFRALSYSTLGYVSYAVLFNNIMKFDALSVLLPMAVGMFLGAIFFMKGNIAFEPVVLKNAAVGLLWGTGNIFMLLAAAKAGLAIAFSFSQLGAVISIVAGILFLGEKKTKKELQWILIGTILFVIGAILLGIVKSY
- the recF gene encoding DNA replication/repair protein RecF (All proteins in this family for which functions are known are DNA-binding proteins that assist the filamentation of RecA onto DNA for the initiation of recombination or recombinational repair.) — protein: MWIESITLNHYRNYQDISANFSKNLNVFIGRNAQGKTNFLEAIYFLSLTRSHRTRSDKELIAFNHDKLHLSGIVHKQNGKVPLEIHLSDKGRITKVNHLKQNRLSDYIGNLTVVLFAPEDLQLIKGSPSLRRKFLDIDLGQIKTIYLSDLSQYNHVLKQRNAYLKNTETVDTTFLSVLDEQLADFGSRVMIHRHHFIKDLEVEANKHHATISEETERLKIAYNSSIRFTDVSTLRQDYLQQLTNQHRRDIFKKNTSLGPHRDDMSFFINDMNASFGSQGQHRSLILSLKMAEIELIKQSTGDYPILLLDDVMSELDNHRQAKLLEAVLKENVQTFITTTSLEHLQQVPENMTVFTIDQGTIKSGS
- the yaaA gene encoding S4 domain-containing protein YaaA produces the protein MDYKLFDDYITLQALLKETGIIQSGGAIKGYLANNTVLFNGEDEKRRGKKLRLGDKVELPKEGITITLIQPNEKELEQHQLDLAEKKRVADLVKKMNKDKQKPTRQDNTKTQTGKQPKKPVRFPGM
- the yfmF gene encoding EF-P 5-aminopentanol modification-associated protein YfmF, translated to MEIVKGVNLHLIKNESLKTVQVKCRFSGYLDKKNVARRVLVAQMLETASKAYPTNRDLRKKLASLYGASLSTNVVTKGYTHCVDIDASVISDAYSFESQSLLEELLEVFKEILFNPLITTEQYQPASFELEKQNIMAAIDTEKEDLFHLADQELKRQFFDDSCQALSTLTTKELLNKENSFTAYQEFQRMLQHDQIDIFIVGDFDDYNVIKALHQFPFKERQLDLSLIYKQDYTNVISEYLEIKDSKQSVLTIGYHMPFTYGDKGLASVAVYNALLGELPTSKLFVNVREKKGLAYAIGSHYDSFSQLFTIYAGIQKVNKSLALRLILKQTKELRLGKFTNTEIEQAKVVLKNQLLAAQDYPKQAIELAYHGHYFNRDNSIDNLLTEIDNVSKESIVDVAKRLKLQAVYTLEGSA